A region of the Polynucleobacter sp. MWH-Braz-FAM2G genome:
AATACGAAGTCGTAAAGTGGCGTTATCTTTATAAAGCTCAATATGAATATCACTGGCACCTTTATTAACCGCATCAAATATCAGCGCATTAACAAACAGGATGATTTGTCCACCTTGATCATCGCTTGGCGCGACTGGGGCTACAGCCTTATTCTTCGCCACAACCGCTTCAGGCGTAGCAGCCTTTTCGGCGAACAATAAGCCAGACTTCTTCTTAGGTTTTAGGCCATCTTTCAACTCAATAGCTGTAGAGTTTTGACTTCCACTGACTGGTGAACTCAAGCGAAAATCCGCCGTATCTTTAGCGGGGATTTTAGCCTTTACTGTTTGCAGAAGATTCTCCATTTCGATTGGAGACACCACTGTTGCAACAATCTTTTTTCCAGTGATGAGCTTTGCACTAGAAATCCCTCTTAAAGCACTAGGCTCAGAAATCGCCACCTTAATTTCAGAGTCACTCATGGCGAAAGGAATAAGACGATTATCTAGGACATAATTTCGCGGGATAACATCTACAAAGTGAGCTGTAATATTTTCAACAACAGGCTCTGGCGTTAAGTCCAAATCCAAATAGTTGGACAGACTTTCCTTAACACCATGATCGTTTACAAAGTTGGATTTAACTAGGATTTCATATAGGTGACGCCCGCTTTGACGACTCTCGAGCTCGGCTTGTTTGTAATCGAGCGGGTTCACTAGACCGCGGTCTAATGTGAACCGAGCCATTTCTTGCGATACATCTACCGTAGCAATCATTACTAGTTAAGAACCTTAGGCGCAATAAATACCAATAATTGAGTCTTATTGTCCACCTTCTTGTTATATCTAAATAAAGCACCTAAGTATGGGATATCTCCAAGCAAAGGTACTTTAATAGTTTTGTTTTCTTGGGTGTTGTCATAGATACCACCAATAACAGCGATGGTGCCATCTTTGATTAGCAACTTACTTCTCACCTCTCGCTTATTAATAGAAGGCGGTGTAGTGGTGTAATTTGGCGAGTCCTTATTGACGACCATATTCAAGTAGAGGTTGCCATCACCCACCACACTTGGCGTAACTGTCAACTTAAGCGCAGCATCCTTAAATTCATAAGTAATCTGATTGGTACCAACTCCTGGCACTGGATACGGAATTTGCACACCATCAATGACTACCGCCTCCTCGTTATCCATCGTAAATACATGAGGATTGGAAATAATCTTAAGTAGGTCCAATTGTTCTAGGGCAGTAAGTTCAACCTTCAATGCATTTGAGGTGGTTTGATACAGGTAGCCTAAACCAAATGGATTCGCTAAGCCTGTGACTGGCTGATTAAAGATAGAGCCAGTATCGGTTCCCAAGCTGAGGGCACCAGGGTTATTGTTAATACCGTTTACACCACCAGTGGAACTACGGCCCGTATTGCCTGATGCACTATTGGTGTAAGCTCCCAAACGCACACCGAGCTCACGCTGCCAATCGTCAGTTGCCTCAACAATAAAGGCCTCAATTAGAACTTCTTGGGTACGAATATCTAACTTAGAGATGAGTCTTGCTGCCAACTCCATCTCACTCTTAGTGCCTTTAATAATCACCGAGTTAATACGTTCATCGGTTGTAATTTCAATAATGCCGCCAGGTGGACGGGCTGCAATTGCCCCACCTGGTGCTGTACCACCAAATATTGCCTCCAACTGCGCTTTTACACGAGCGGGCTTGGTGTAATACAAGCGGAATATTTCGGTGTACTGTGTACTAACAATACGTCTAGCAGCAATCTGCTTGCTAACTTCTTCTAAGCGCTTGCGCTCAAATTCATCACGAGCTAAAACGGTTTCTGGTTTTTGAATACGGATAATTCCCGCATCACTATCTACACTCTTAGATAAACCCTTAATGCGGAGAATATTGTCTAATGCCTTGTCCCAAGGGACGTTGGCAATCTTCACGGTAACCGTACCCTCGACCTCATCACCCACCAAGATATTGACGCCAGATATCTGGGTCATCGCTTGCGCTAATTCTCGAATATCAACATCCACAAAATTTAAGGTGACATTAAAAGATTTCCACCTGCCATCTTCTGATCGCTGTGACTCATTGATGAAATTACGTCTCTGAGAATCTAACTCTGCGTTCGGTTTCTTATCAATCTTGGGACCTATTTCCAAAGTTTTCTGCGTCTTTGGAGCAAGATCATTCATGATCTGCTGTGGATCCAGACCCATTTTTTCGCGCATCTGATCGTTAGAAGGTGGCGGCATGGAGCCGTCAGACATACAAGCGGAGAGACCTAAAAGCGCGAATAAAGCCAAATAACTTGCAACTGATCTCAGTGCAATCATCTTGCACCCCCAGACTTAGCACCCTCTGCAGGGAATTGTCCAGATTGCGACTGTAAATATAGTCGAATCTTGCCATTAGGCTGTCGCAAAATAATTCCATCCATATCTATATCGGCGATAACTCCGCCCTGATTCCCCAAACGATCACCAACCCTCACCACAAAACTCTCTCTAAAATCCGTGCGTATCATGGCTGCTTTGGACGCATTGGAAACTACTACACCCATAATTACATAAGACTGAGGATCGGCCATCAATAAAGGTGAATAACGAGGATCACGACCCCCCTCAATCATTCCGCTAGACGATTTTGAGAATGGATCACGATCATTTACACGACCACCCTCGGCTGGCGGTGGATCAACAACAACGACTTGTTCATTCTTTAATAGCCCCTTGCCAGTATCCGATTTTGTAGCAGCCTGAGCGCTACCAACGAATTGACTCAAGGCTAAATCCAAACTGCGCTGAAACAGAGGAGTGTTTGCTGCTTTGGTTTGCAACTTTTGAGGCAAACGATAAGTTGATAACTGAGATTTGACCTGAACTAAGCCGTGCGTATTTCCACTGACCAAGATAATTTGCTCTCTGTCGATATTCACCGTTTTCTCAAAACCAGCCAATAGTTTGCGGTAGCGCATGTAACGGTTGTAGTTCCCTGTTAATTCCACCTTAAGTTTGATGCGATAAAACAACGGGGTTGCATTAGCGGCGGCATTAGCATTTGCATTTGGGGAAGCGTTTGGCGCTACAGGGGGTGCATTCGGTGCACCAGGAGCAGCAGGTTGACCTGGTGGCGTTGTTCGTCCACCAGCATAAATAGCCTCCTCTCCATCGGTGGAGAGAGCGCTAATAACTAAACCTTGGGAGCTAGCCATTTGACTGAGGCGCTGATACATATCCTCCAACTCAGACTCAACACTAAATAAGCGATTGAGCTCCAAATAATTCATTTCCGCTTGCAGCAACTCTTCTTGAGCGCGCTTATTAGCAACATCTAAATACTTAATTTTGGCTTCCATTTCAGGAATGGCGGCAATTTTTTGCGCAATCTGCTCACGTTCAGCTAGATAAGGAAGGAAGACAAAGACAATGTAAGCAACAAATAATAGTGAGGCTAAACCACCCCACAAAATCATTTTGCCTTGAGGCCCTTTGAGGGATGAATTTTTGTTTAGCGCGCCCTTGATTAGCGCGCCTAGATCGAGATTTTTAAGTTCAGAAAGGTTCATTTTATGGTCGCTGAGTAGGTGCAGGTGCCTTTGCTGAATTTGTAGCTGTAGCGTCCAATTTCAGCACACACTTAATCTGAAACTGTTTATAACCGCCAACTGAATTTCGACTACTACCTTGTTGATTATTTTGCGGATTATTATTAATCGCCATCGTACTTAAAGACGCATGAGAAATCATCGGCAATCCTTGTAAACGATCTACCAAATTCACAATCACTTGATCGCTAACCGCGTCCCCTTTGATATTGAGCGTAGATGGATTTTCAAAGGTCAACTCAGTAAACCAAACGCCACCTGGTACCACTCCATTAACTGCATTTAACAATGCATAGGTAGTTGCTTGATTCGATTTCAGCTCACTACTTGCTTGCAGCATTTGGCTATAGCGTGATTTTTGCGCTGTCAGTTTGGTGAGAATCGATTCTTTTAATTTCACATCCTCCTCTAGACGAATTGCCCTTTGAAACTGTGGATCGGCTGTACCAGACGAGAACAATTGGTTGAGAAGTGTAAAGATGATGAATAGAACTAGAGCTGCGCCTGTTGCTCTAATACCCAACTTAGATAATATTTTTTTCTTTTCCGCTTGCTTAACGCGATCTTTATTAGGCAATAAGTTAACGTTATTAACACCAGTAACGTATTTGTAATAGCCAAAGATATCCACTTTCCTAGTTGCTAAACCAATAGCCGAACTAAAAACGGAAGTATTCTTTTCAGACGCAGCTTTATCTTGCAGATTGGCTGGAATAATTAAATCCAATAGAGGGTTGAAAAGCTCAACGCGATAGCCATCAAGGCAATTTCTCAATTGAATCAGTAATTCAGCTGTATCAGATATCGGCGACACCAGCAATACTTTTTCGATGAGGTTGGAACCCACCTTGGTTTCATATGCGCGAAACGCTTGACGAATTTGCCCAGACAAGCGGTCATATAAGCGATCGCCAGCCTCCCCAGGAGGCACTCCGTTCTCTATCAGCGCCCTATCCGTTTCGGAAACATAAACATCATAGATAAACGGAGCATCGTCAGTAATAATCAATACATAGTTCTCATGTGGACCAACCTCAATCAATGCGGTAGTTTTTTGAGAACGTAACTGTTGAGTCTTTAAGGCATTTCGAATCGCAAAGCAGCGCACATCGACAACAACTGGATTAAGGCCTGCTTTAGTGGCAATTTGTACGTAATGATTAATCTCTGAAAGCTTGGATGCGACAAACAATAACTCCATCGTATTTTCAGAAGCATTACGACGAATTACTTGCCAAAAGATGGAATATTCTTCAAGCTTTTCAGCAAGCTGAATGATGTTGCTCCACAAGCTGTCGTATTCAATTGCACTTTCAATTTCTTCGTCACTCATCAATGGCAAAGTGACCGTACGAATGATTGCGCTAGTAATTGGAATTGAAATAGCCACATTCGGCGCTTCTAATTTAGCGCCAATAATGAGCTCTTTTAACTTATTGACATACAACTCTTGATTCGTTTGAATGTCAGACGGACCGGCATTTTCACCAATGTACTTGGAACCAATCTTTTCTAGCATCCATTTGCCGTTATCTTCAGATAACTGAGCAACACGAATGAAGTTTGGTGTGATATCCACCCCAATGACGTCCTCCTGCTTTACGGAGTACTTACTCAGCAGATCAATAAAGTACCGTAGCAGGGGTTGGAGGGGGTTATTCATTCAGCAGGTAAATATTCTCAAAATATGTCAAAAGTATATATAAAACGTCATAGTACTTAATATACCTTTTTTTCACGCCAGGACTTATATTTGACGCGCCCCGTT
Encoded here:
- the pilQ gene encoding type IV pilus secretin PilQ; its protein translation is MIALRSVASYLALFALLGLSACMSDGSMPPPSNDQMREKMGLDPQQIMNDLAPKTQKTLEIGPKIDKKPNAELDSQRRNFINESQRSEDGRWKSFNVTLNFVDVDIRELAQAMTQISGVNILVGDEVEGTVTVKIANVPWDKALDNILRIKGLSKSVDSDAGIIRIQKPETVLARDEFERKRLEEVSKQIAARRIVSTQYTEIFRLYYTKPARVKAQLEAIFGGTAPGGAIAARPPGGIIEITTDERINSVIIKGTKSEMELAARLISKLDIRTQEVLIEAFIVEATDDWQRELGVRLGAYTNSASGNTGRSSTGGVNGINNNPGALSLGTDTGSIFNQPVTGLANPFGLGYLYQTTSNALKVELTALEQLDLLKIISNPHVFTMDNEEAVVIDGVQIPYPVPGVGTNQITYEFKDAALKLTVTPSVVGDGNLYLNMVVNKDSPNYTTTPPSINKREVRSKLLIKDGTIAVIGGIYDNTQENKTIKVPLLGDIPYLGALFRYNKKVDNKTQLLVFIAPKVLN
- the pilM gene encoding pilus assembly protein PilM; this encodes MNNPLQPLLRYFIDLLSKYSVKQEDVIGVDITPNFIRVAQLSEDNGKWMLEKIGSKYIGENAGPSDIQTNQELYVNKLKELIIGAKLEAPNVAISIPITSAIIRTVTLPLMSDEEIESAIEYDSLWSNIIQLAEKLEEYSIFWQVIRRNASENTMELLFVASKLSEINHYVQIATKAGLNPVVVDVRCFAIRNALKTQQLRSQKTTALIEVGPHENYVLIITDDAPFIYDVYVSETDRALIENGVPPGEAGDRLYDRLSGQIRQAFRAYETKVGSNLIEKVLLVSPISDTAELLIQLRNCLDGYRVELFNPLLDLIIPANLQDKAASEKNTSVFSSAIGLATRKVDIFGYYKYVTGVNNVNLLPNKDRVKQAEKKKILSKLGIRATGAALVLFIIFTLLNQLFSSGTADPQFQRAIRLEEDVKLKESILTKLTAQKSRYSQMLQASSELKSNQATTYALLNAVNGVVPGGVWFTELTFENPSTLNIKGDAVSDQVIVNLVDRLQGLPMISHASLSTMAINNNPQNNQQGSSRNSVGGYKQFQIKCVLKLDATATNSAKAPAPTQRP